ATCGCGGCGGGCCGGTACGGATCAGCTGGATCAGCTCCTCGTACGGCTTCGCGGTGTACTCGGCCATCACCTTCTCCAGGCGCGGCGCGAGCTGCTTGATCAGCGTGCCGCCGGCCGCGTCCGGACGGCGCTCGCGCACGATCACATGCGCGGCCAGGTCCCGGGTCCGCCAGCCCTCGCAGAGGGTCTCGGCGTCCGGACCGACGGTTTCCAAGAGGTCGGCGAGCAGCAGCCGTTCACGCTTGGCGAAGGTCGACATGGGGTCAGCCTACGACCAGCCGCCCAGTCCGCGCAGTGGACATGGCACGGGCAGGTCGTACCCGCGCGGCACAATGGCACACATGACCAGTACGACCGGGACGCCCCGGCCCAGCAGCCTCGACCCGGAGCTCGCGGCCCGCCTCAAGCGCAGCGCCGACGGCCTCCTCCCCGCCATCGCCCAGCAGTACGACACCGGTGAGGTGCTCATGCTCGGCTGGATGGACGACGAGGCGCTGCACCGCACGCTGACCACCGGCCGCTGCACCTACTGGTCCCGCAGCCGCCAGGAGTACTGGGTCAAGGGCGACACCTCGGGCCACTACCAGTGGGTGAAGTCGGTCGCGCTGGACTGCGACGCCGACACCGTGCTCGTCAAGGTCGACCAGGTGGGCGCGGCCTGCCACACCGGCGCGCGCACCTGCTTCGACGAGGACGTACTCCTCAAGGACGCCGATGCCGCCGCTGCGGCATCCGATCGGTAGGGCCGCCATGGACCTCGAGAGCTTCCGTAAACTCGCCACCGACCGGCGCGTCATACCGGTCACGCGCAAACTCCTCGCCGACGGCGACACCCCGGTCGCGCTCTACCGCAAGCTGGCCGCCGAGCGCCCCGGCACCTTCCTGCTGGAGTCCGCGGAGAACGGCCGCTCCTGGTCCCGGTACTCCTTCGTCGGCGTCCGCTCCGCCGGGACCCTGACGGAACACGACGGACAGGCCCACTGGCTCGGCACCCCGCCCGTCGGCGTCCCGGTCGACGGCGACCCCCTGAAGGCCCTGCGCACCACGGTCCAGGCCCTGCACACCCCGCGCCAGGAGGGCCTGCCGCCCTTCACCGGCGGCATGGTCGGCTACCTGGGCTACGACATCGTCCGCCGCCTGGAGAAGATCGGCCCCGGCGAGCGCGACGACCTGCGGCTCCCCGAGCTGACCATGCTCCTGACCAGCGACCTCGCCGTGATGGACCACTGGGAGGGCTCGGTGCTGCTGATAGCCAACGCGATCAACCACAACGACCTCGACACCGGCGTGGACGAGGCCTACGCCGACGCCGTGGCCCGCCTCGACGCCATGGAGGCCGACCTCACCCGGGCCGTCGCCCAGCCGCCGGCCGTGCTGCCGCCCTCCGAGCTGCCCGAATACACCGCGTTGTGGGGCGGCCCCGACTACCAGGTGGCCGTCGAGGACATCAAGGAGCGCATCCGCGCCGGCGAGGCCTTCCAGGTCGTGCCCTCCCAGCGCTTCGAGACCCCGTGCACGGCGAGCGCCCTCGACGTCTACCGCGTCCTGCGGGCCACGAACCCCTCGCCGTACATGTATCTCTTCCGCTTCGACGGCTTCGACGTCGTCGGCTCCTCCCCCGAGGCCCTGGTGAAGGTCGAGGACGGACGCGCGATGGTCCACCCCATCGCCGGCACCCGGCCCCGCGGGACCACCCCCCAGGAGGACCAGGCCCTCGCCGAGGAACTGTTCGCCGACCCCAAGGAGCGCGCCGAGCACCTGATGCTCGTCGACCTCGGCCGCAACGACCTCGGCCGGGTCTGCGAGCCCGGCTCGGTCGAGGTGGTCGACTTCATGTCCATCGAGCGCTACTCGCACGTGATGCACATCGTCTCGACCGTCACCGGAAAGGTGGCCGAGGGCCGTACGGCCTTCGACGTGCTCACCGCCTGCTTCCCGGCGGGCACCCTCTCCGGTGCCCCCAAGCCCCGCGCGATGCAGATCATCGACGAGCTGGAGCCGTCCCGCCGCGGACTGTACGGCGGCTGCGTCGGCTACCTGGACTTCGCCGGCGACTCCGACACCGCGATCGCCATCCGCACGGCCCTGCTCCGCGACGGCACGGCGTACGTCCAGGCGGGCGCGGGCATCGTCGCCGACTCGAACCCGGTCGCCGAGGACCAGGAGTGCCGCAACAAGGCGGCGGCGGTGCTCAGAGCCGTCCACACGGCCAACCGGCTGGGCAAGTAGGGCGCTTCTCGGCAAGTGGGGTGCTTCTCATACGAACCCCGGGTGACGGTTCGCCCGGGGTTCAGGCGATAGTGGAGTACGTGACTGCCGTACCTCACCCCCGTACCGAAGCCGCCGCACCCGCCCGGTCCGGCCGGCGGAGCCTCGCCGTGGCCCTCCTGTGCGGTGCGCTCGGCGCGGCCGTGGCGCTGCTCGCGACCCGGCAGCGCTGGGCGGAGGGCACCGCGACGGTGGCCGGCGGCGCGTTCCCGCTCACCGTCAAGGGCAGCGACGTCACGGGCGTTCCCGCGGCCCTCGCCATAGTGGGCCTCGCCGCGCTCGTCGCCGTCTTCGCCGTCCGCAGGGCCGGCCGGCTCGTCGTCGCCGGGCTGCTCGCCCTGTCCGGCGCCGGCATCATGGCCGCCGCCCTCGTGGCCGCCACCGACGACTCCGCGCTGGACGAGAAGGCCGCCCAGGCGAGCGGCGACACCTCCGCCACCGTCGCCGCGCTCAGCCACACCGGCTGGCCCTACGTCGCGGCCGCCGGCGGCGCGCTGATCCTGCTGGCCGGCCTGCTGGCGCTGCGCTTCGGCGGCCGGTGGCCGGCCATGTCCGGCCGCTACGAACGCGGCACCGACCGCCCGCGCCGCACGGCACGGCCGGCCGACCCGGAGCGGCCCGAGGAGATCTGGAAGGCCCTGGACCGCGGCGAGGACCCGACCGGGGCCTGAGCCGAGCGGCGCGGATGTGGTGTATCAGACGCCACCCCCGCGTCCGGCACGCGCGTGCGTACGGGACAATGGACGACGAGCGTCCGGCTCGGACAGTGACGGGCGGGCTCGGAGCCGTACGACATGTACGCGGCTCTCCTGGGACACGTACACAGCAACGAGGAGCACAGACATGGCGGGCAGCAGCCACGGCCACGGTCACACCCCGGCCGCCTGGACCGGTGTCATCATTTCCTTCATCGGTTTCTGCGTGGCGGGCGCCTTCATGGTGATGGCCCAGCCCGTCGGCTTCTGGGCCGGGATGGTGCTCATCCTCGGTGGCGCGGTGGTCGGCGGCATCATGCGCGCCATGGGCCTCGGCCAGAAGCAGCAGGCCCCCCTCAAGATGAGCGCCGCCCCCGTCGCGACCCGCGAGCCGGCCGGCGCGGAGAGCTGACCGCACCCACAGCTTCCCCGAGGGGCGGCCCGGCACCTGAAGAGGGGGCGGGCCGCCCCTCGCGGTGTACGGGGGCCGGCGCGCGTGGTGCCGACTCGGAGGAGACAATGCTCGGGTGAGTACCCCGTCCGCCGTTTCGTCCGCCGTCCCCGCCGGTCCGCTGTGGCGTCGGCTCGCGGTGCCGGGCGGGCTGCTCGCGGCCGTCGCCGGGGCCTTCGCGTACGTCGGCGCCGTCGACCCGAACGAACCCGGTCACTACCCCGTCTGCCCGCTGTACCGGCTCACCGGCCTGTACTGCCCCGGCTGCGGCGGACTGCGCAGCGCGCACGCCTTCGTCCACGGCGACCTCCTCGCCGCGCTGCGCGACAACGTGCTCGGTGTGGCCGCCTACCTGGGCTTCGCGGTGCTGTGGACCGTATGGGTGGCCCGCACGGTGCGGGGCCGGCCGATGCGCATGGACCTGCGTACGGCGCATCTGTGGGCGGCCGGAGCGCTGCTGCTGGTGTTCACCACCGTCCGGAACCTCCCGTCGGGGGGCTGGTTGCATCCTTGATCACGTGGTGGGCGTCCAGCCAGTGGGACCGGTGTACACCGGATGCGAGGCCTCCGCGCTCCTGCGGATACCATCGCAATGACCACGGGTTTTCAAAACCTGAAGGAACCACCGTCATGAAAGGGGGCCGCTCGCGTGAGTGTGCTCGACGAGATCATCGACGGAGTCCGTGCCGACCTCGCGGAGCGGCAGGCACGCGTCAGCCTCGACGAGCTCAAGGAGCGCGCGGCCAAGGCTCCCGCCGCCAAGGACGGCGTGGCCGCGCTCAAGGGCGACGGCGTGAAGGTGATCTGCGAGGTCAAGCGCTCCAGCCCCTCCAAGGGCGCGTTGGCGGCTATCGCCGACCCGGCCGGGCTCGCCGCGGACTACGAGGCGGGCGGCGCGGCCGTCATCTCCGTCCTCACCGAACAGCGCCGCTTCGGCGGCTCGCTGGCCGACCTGGAGGCCGTCCGCGCGCGCGTCGACATCCCGGTGCTGCGCAAGGACTTCATCGTCACCTCGTACCAGCTGTGGGAGGCCCGCGCGTACGGCGCCGACCTCGCGCTGCTGATCGTGGCCGCCCTGGACCAGCCGGCCCTGGAGTCACTGATCGAGCGGGCGGTGTCGATCGGGCTGACCCCGCTCGTCGAGGTGCACGACGAGGACGAGGTCGAGCGGGCCGTGGACGCGGGCGCCAAGATCATCGGCGTCAACGCGCGCGACCTGAAGACCCTGGAGGTCGACCGCGGCACGTTCGAGCGGGTCGCGCCGGAGATCCCGGACCACATCGTCAAGGTCGCCGAATCCGGTGTCCGTGGCCCGCACGACCTGATCGCGTACGCCAACGCCGGCGCCGACGCGGTCCTGGTCGGCGAGTCCCTGGTCACCGGCCGCGACCCGAAGACCGCCGTCTCCGACCTGGTCGCCGCGGGCGAGCATCCCGCGCTGCGGCACGGGCGGGGCTGATCTCCCGCTAGGCTGGTCCTGATGATGCTTCCGATCACCCCGGCGACGCGGGACCCCTATGCCCGCCTCGCCCGTGGCTGCCGGCCCCGAGGCTGCCGTGCTCCCGCGCGCCGGGTG
Above is a genomic segment from Streptomyces fodineus containing:
- the hisI gene encoding phosphoribosyl-AMP cyclohydrolase; the protein is MTSTTGTPRPSSLDPELAARLKRSADGLLPAIAQQYDTGEVLMLGWMDDEALHRTLTTGRCTYWSRSRQEYWVKGDTSGHYQWVKSVALDCDADTVLVKVDQVGAACHTGARTCFDEDVLLKDADAAAAASDR
- a CDS encoding anthranilate synthase component I, translating into MDLESFRKLATDRRVIPVTRKLLADGDTPVALYRKLAAERPGTFLLESAENGRSWSRYSFVGVRSAGTLTEHDGQAHWLGTPPVGVPVDGDPLKALRTTVQALHTPRQEGLPPFTGGMVGYLGYDIVRRLEKIGPGERDDLRLPELTMLLTSDLAVMDHWEGSVLLIANAINHNDLDTGVDEAYADAVARLDAMEADLTRAVAQPPAVLPPSELPEYTALWGGPDYQVAVEDIKERIRAGEAFQVVPSQRFETPCTASALDVYRVLRATNPSPYMYLFRFDGFDVVGSSPEALVKVEDGRAMVHPIAGTRPRGTTPQEDQALAEELFADPKERAEHLMLVDLGRNDLGRVCEPGSVEVVDFMSIERYSHVMHIVSTVTGKVAEGRTAFDVLTACFPAGTLSGAPKPRAMQIIDELEPSRRGLYGGCVGYLDFAGDSDTAIAIRTALLRDGTAYVQAGAGIVADSNPVAEDQECRNKAAAVLRAVHTANRLGK
- a CDS encoding TIGR02234 family membrane protein, which codes for MEYVTAVPHPRTEAAAPARSGRRSLAVALLCGALGAAVALLATRQRWAEGTATVAGGAFPLTVKGSDVTGVPAALAIVGLAALVAVFAVRRAGRLVVAGLLALSGAGIMAAALVAATDDSALDEKAAQASGDTSATVAALSHTGWPYVAAAGGALILLAGLLALRFGGRWPAMSGRYERGTDRPRRTARPADPERPEEIWKALDRGEDPTGA
- a CDS encoding HGxxPAAW family protein encodes the protein MAGSSHGHGHTPAAWTGVIISFIGFCVAGAFMVMAQPVGFWAGMVLILGGAVVGGIMRAMGLGQKQQAPLKMSAAPVATREPAGAES
- a CDS encoding DUF2752 domain-containing protein encodes the protein MSTPSAVSSAVPAGPLWRRLAVPGGLLAAVAGAFAYVGAVDPNEPGHYPVCPLYRLTGLYCPGCGGLRSAHAFVHGDLLAALRDNVLGVAAYLGFAVLWTVWVARTVRGRPMRMDLRTAHLWAAGALLLVFTTVRNLPSGGWLHP
- the trpC gene encoding indole-3-glycerol phosphate synthase TrpC, giving the protein MSVLDEIIDGVRADLAERQARVSLDELKERAAKAPAAKDGVAALKGDGVKVICEVKRSSPSKGALAAIADPAGLAADYEAGGAAVISVLTEQRRFGGSLADLEAVRARVDIPVLRKDFIVTSYQLWEARAYGADLALLIVAALDQPALESLIERAVSIGLTPLVEVHDEDEVERAVDAGAKIIGVNARDLKTLEVDRGTFERVAPEIPDHIVKVAESGVRGPHDLIAYANAGADAVLVGESLVTGRDPKTAVSDLVAAGEHPALRHGRG
- the trpM gene encoding tryptophan biosynthesis modulator TrpM; this encodes MMLPITPATRDPYARLARGCRPRGCRAPARRVHGRRVRYVIGDEPGQVNGMRWRRAACAS